One genomic region from Anthonomus grandis grandis chromosome 1, icAntGran1.3, whole genome shotgun sequence encodes:
- the LOC126737875 gene encoding beta-chimaerin-like, translating into MVLDLSSPAHTLWKTDLYRIQLEAPVPIPILCDDLLPDRPYFLGQDYHGAISHIQAAQLLDTKENGAYLVRTSRSANGEFYTLSLKFNGKIHHYKLYFDPDGALYVGEKRYDCARSLVADGLVTMYIELKAPTILQKLTSVNYQESPYMTLTLNKRKLRILSKQNLVKQNALGNLNDDNGNNNPYTTTDQLSAQTLNDKAEKPHLFKLTTFKGLNWCELCANFLWGFTLQGKKCDDCGVIAHIKCSEKFANDCIPDLKYMRGVFGIELTTLLCAYKANLPFVVTKCVAEVEARGLTTEGIYRLSGFADEIDAIKMAFDKDGEKADLSMEKYPNINVITGALKLYLRILPVPLITFEVHPRLIDAIQHNDMDVQLTSIKHALLLLPKSHYDSLRFMIQHLHRVARHAPINKMNALNLATVFAPTLIHHPPNIIPDVRSDILLLELMINKCDGVFLKSQSP; encoded by the exons ATGGTGCTGGATTTAAGCTCACCTGCGCATACTTTATGGAAAACTGATT TATATAGAATCCAGTTGGAGGCTCCAGTACCCATCCCTATACTATGTGACGATTTATTGCCAGATAGACCTTACTTCTTGGGCCAGGACTACCATGGAGCTATTTCCCATATTCAAGCCGCACAACTGCTAGATACCAAAGAAAATGGTGCTTATTTAGTTAGAACCAGTAGGTCAGCCAATGGGGAATTTTATACTTTAAGTTTAAA gTTTAATGGGAAAATTCATCATTATAAGCTCTATTTTGATCCTGATGGGGCTTTGTATGTGGgagaaaaaagatatgattGTGCTAGGTCTCTAGTTGCAGATGGTCTAGTTACAATGTATATTGAATTAAAAGCTCCcacaattttgcaaaaattaacgAGTGTCAATTATCAAGAGAGTCCTTATATGACGCTCACTTTAAATAAGAGAAAGTTAAGAATATTATCCAAACAAAACCTTGT GAAACAGAATGCCCTGGGAAACTTAAACGATGATAATGGTAACAATAATCCATATACTACTACTGACCAATTATCTGCCCAAACCCTGAATGATAAAGCTGAGAAACCTCATTTATTCAAGTTAACCACTTTCAAGGGTCTAAATTGGTGTGAATTGTGTGCAaattttttatggggatttacCTTGCAAGGGAAGAAATGTGATGACTGTGGAGTAATTGCACATA TAAAATGTTCAGAAAAATTTGCTAATGATTGTATACCAGACCTAAAATATATGAGAGGTGTCTTTGGCATTGAACTTACAACACTATTATGTGCATATAAGGCAAATCTACCTTTTGTTGTTACAAAATGTGTGGCAGAAGTTGAAGCTAGAGGTCTTACTACTGAAGGAATATACCGCTTAAGTGGGTTTGCAGATGAAATTGATGCTATTAAAATGGCATTTGATAAAG ATGGAGAAAAAGCTGACTTGTCAATGGAAAAATATCCCAATATTAATGTGATTACAGGAGCCCTAAAACTCTATTTACGAATCTTACCGGTTCCCCTCATCACTTTTGAGGTTCATCCAAGACTGATTGATGCGATTC aACACAATGATATGGATGTTCAATTAACCTCGATTAAACATGCCTTACTGTTATTACCGAAATCCCATTACGATTCTCTTAGGTTTATGATTCAACATTTACATAG GGTAGCGCGACATGCCCCAATAAACAAAATGAACGCCCTCAACTTAGCCACCGTCTTTGCTCCGACATTAATCCATCATCCCCCGAACATCATACCGGACGTTAGGAGCGATATTCTTCTTTTGGAACTTATGATTAATAAATGCGatggggtttttcttaaatcgCAATCGCCTTGA
- the LOC126737901 gene encoding uncharacterized protein LOC126737901 — protein sequence MIRTKNSMHFVLFFLMVSVAYSFIELYETEHAQQQLADEFSDIEGITKAKNLIDKMKDGVGGSTIAIHHPSGRRFIHRNKWIMICNGEISKENGHCNGNALESVTAFKPQTNSEYCYIKNYHSINETLCLSPHPVNLTFENNTIVCEAVTEYFPALAITIDDYLKMCEKISSNVTYIYFANDHDPEHVEIPNENPHVKCDNEMDNDDLNKTLTPKKRKFMQEFSFSINKTGICVFTEQDMLVLKLLQYLKL from the exons atgattcgaACAAAAAATAGCATGCATTTCGTGCTCTTTTTTCTTATG gtttCAGTAGCCTATTCATTtatag AGCTTTATGAAACTGAACATGCTCAACAACAGTTGGCTGACGAATTTAGCGACATTGAAGGCATTACAAAAGCGAAaaatttaatagataaaatgaAAGATGGCGTAGGAGGATCTACCATAGCGATCCATCATCCAAGCG GAAGACGTTTTATACATCGCAACAAATGGATTATGATATGCAACGGCGAAATATCCAAAGAAAACGGTCACTGCAACGGGAACGCTCTTGAGTCAGTCACAGCATTTAAGCCCCAAACCAACTCGGAGTATTGCTACATCAAAAATTACCATTCTATTAACGAAACTCTTTGTCTTTCCCCACACCCGGTCAATTTAACCTTTGAAAATAACACTATAGTGTGCGAAGCTGTAACAGAATATTTCCCAGCCCTCGCTATCACTATCGACGATTATCTTAAGATGTGCGAAAAAATATCCAGTAATGTGACGTACATCTACTTTGCCAACGATCATGATCCTGAACATGTGGAAATACcgaatgaaaatcctcatgttaAGTGTGATAATGAGATGGATAATGACGACTTGAATAAGACCTTGACacctaaaaaaaggaaatttatgCAGGAGTTTAGTTTTTCCATTAATAAGACCGGTATTTGTGTATTTACTGAGCAGGATATGCTTGTATTGAAGTTACTGCAATATCTGAAACTTTGA